AAGAACCAGTGGAAGGTTGACTATGTATTGACCCACACGTGCTCCTATGATGCGCTTCAGTGGATCAAAGAGCGCTATCGTACGAATGTGGAAGTTGACCGTATGCATACGTATTTCAACGAAATTAAGTTCAGGCTGGACTATGGGAAATGGTACTTTGGGCATTATCATCATAATGCAGAGCTGCCGGAGGAGCAGATCCTGCTATATGAGGACAGGGTAAGGATTGTATAACGTTTCTATGTGACCCGTGACTTTCTGACTTTGATGCTATGATCGATCATATAATTAATAACTTTATCGCTCACAGTGAATTTATCCAATACCGGCCGTCCGCATTTGACATTTTCGTGGTGCTCATCAATCTCTTTTTTTAAATCTAGCATTTTAGCCTGTAAAGATTCTTTGCCGCCGTAGTCACGGTTTACGTAATCAGAAGCGCCTAACTTAAGCTCTTTCCAGTGCATATTATCCAGCCAGACCAGCAAGAGCCCGCCCACCAAGACCGCATGGGAAGAGAAGGTGCGTTCCACTGAAAGCCCTGCTTCATCAGCCATACGCTTAACAGCCCTGTAAACAGCCCTTAATTTCCTCATATTTGTTTCCTCTTCAATCATAATGGGGCCAAATACCTCTAACATCCCAGCCTCAAGGACGACCCACTGCGTTCCAAACTTTCGGGCGGTACCCTCCGGGAAGTCCTTGATTTTGCGTCGTATGCTTGAAGCGCTTAAATCCCACTTCTGTGCCGCTTCGGATAATGTCAGG
The window above is part of the Paenibacillus sp. FSL H8-0048 genome. Proteins encoded here:
- a CDS encoding helix-turn-helix domain-containing protein, translated to MNELNLNDETILTLSEAAQKWDLSASSIRRKIKDFPEGTARKFGTQWVVLEAGMLEVFGPIMIEEETNMRKLRAVYRAVKRMADEAGLSVERTFSSHAVLVGGLLLVWLDNMHWKELKLGASDYVNRDYGGKESLQAKMLDLKKEIDEHHENVKCGRPVLDKFTVSDKVINYMIDHSIKVRKSRVT